The Impatiens glandulifera chromosome 8, dImpGla2.1, whole genome shotgun sequence genome includes a window with the following:
- the LOC124912545 gene encoding probable histone chaperone ASF1A, with protein sequence MSAVNITNVTVLDNPAPFLHPFQFEISYECLVSLKDDLEWKLIYVGSAEDETYDQLLESVLVGPVNVGNYRFVFEADPPDSLKIREEDIIGVTVLLLTCSYLGQEFIRVGYYVNNDYGDEQLREEPPQKVLIDKIQRNILADKPRVTKFPVNFHPENNENGDQPPTTPDLTNAELNENGDDEKIQPPSPVKQNDVQCEPSNKNELPA encoded by the exons ATGAGCGCAGTAAACATTACCAACGTCACCGTACTTGACAATCCGGCGCCTTTCCTCCACCCTTTTCAATTCGAAATTTCCTATGAGTGCCTCGTTTCCCTCAAGGATG ATTTGGAATGGAAGCTTATTTATGTAGGATCCGCCGAGGATGAGACTTATGATCAGCTTCTAGAAAGTGTGCTTGTAGGGCCTGTAAATGTTGGAAATTACCGCTTTGTCTTCGAG GCTGATCCTCCAGACTCATTGAAAATCCGGGAAGAAGATATCATTGGCGTGACTGTATTGCTATTGACATGCTCTTATCTAGGTCAGGAATTTATCCGAGTAGGATACTATGTGAACAACGATTATGGCGATGAGCAACTTAGAGAGGAGCCTCCACAAAAGGTATTGATTGATAAAATTCAAAGAAATATATTGGCTGATAAACCTCGGGTTACTAAGTTCCCAGTAAATTTCCACCctgaaaataatgaaaatggaGACCAACCACCTACTACACCTGATCTTACCAATGCTGAACTGAATGAAAATGGTGATGATGAGAAGATACAGCCACCTTCTCCAGTTAAACAAAATGATGTTCAATGTGAGCCAAGTAACAAGAATGAGTTGCCTGCATAG